ACATCATGATCATTTGGGGAACATACTGGGGCCTGAAAAACTACAGAAGTCTTGAAATTCTATTCCTTTCTTGTGGGAAGTCTCATTTATAGATAATTTAATGATTTACCTCATTGGTTCACTCCTTCATTCAACAATCCTGATTGAGGATTTATTATGTGGAAAGCATAAGTCTGATAGAACATCAACAAGGGAGCATAGATTCTTAAGGGAAATGCGGTGGTGGCTGTCTTTTGAAAAAGCATATGCAATTTGCCTATTGTCTTCATAATAGGCACAAAATCTGTCAAAAATCTTCTTGGCTGGTGGAATATTTAGAGGACACAGTGAAAAAACATTTGTAAGGTACATTAGCTTTAAAATATGGAGAAACATTGGCCTAAGGATTCAAGCATTTCTCCTTAGAAGAGattgaataaaaagagaaaatctgaagatTCCCTCCACTCCATTAAATTCAATTTCTAATTTTACACACAAAGTAGGCAAAACAAGgaggaaatatatatttaattatggaGATATAGGCATGTGTTTTGTTATGGTGGCATTAACTGTTGGCTTTTTATGTTCTTACTAGTatcattctcttttcttaatcATCTTCATTTCTACTGCTGTCCACATCTTTAGGGTTAGGAATCTCAAATACCTACCTGATGTAGAAACTTCTAGATTTGCGTCATAAACAAGAGCTAAGTCTCCTGCAAGGGGAAGAGGACAACTTGGCGTTACTGCTTTAAACTGTGTTAAATGATGGTTACAGCCGGTATAATGTGGGTTAGAAGAACTAGAGACAGTCTGTTTCAGGCTCATAAATACATTTGATAACACAAATTCTCATGAAAACCCATAACAAGGATGAGAGGGAGACTATAGGGAGAGAATGAGTATTTCGGCTTTATCCTAGGCCAACTGCCTCTTTGCTTTTCTTGgtccatttatttttttggtccTGAGAAGGCCTCATCAAATGACTAAGTTAACAATGCCACACACAGCATGTTAATGTACAGTGTACCCCATAGGTGTAAGAAGTTGACTTTATTTTGCCCTTTTCCTGAACAAAAGCTGCTTCTTAGTTAGCCTCCCAGATGCTCCTTGCTATTATGCATAAATACATTGATTtggaagcaaaataaattatgtaccttttgaaaaacaaaattaaaagtaaaaaccaTACACATAAACAAATGCACAATGAAACTGACGTTAGCCTGTTCCTTCTTCCATGTATCTCAGAGTTATAGCTAACACCTGTGGCCACACAAGGGGCAGACTTGGCAGCCACAGAACCCAGATGTCAGACGCTGGATTGCACGTCCTTGGCAACAGTCCTAAGCGGGAGGCTGTCTCCTTAACTGACCTCTGAAATGGTCTATTGTCTCACTCCCTTTCTGGTCGGGGTAGGAACTAAAAAGCTGTCTGTGGGGCTGGTTCAGGATTAGTGTACTGACGGGTTGTTCTGGATGCAATTATCCTTTGCTTTACCTTTGATTGTAaggaatttatttcctttgtaggGGTGAAAATTGGGTCTGGGCAAATTCTTGACAAAAAACTATATTCAGGTCTCTTCCAAGGACAAACTAAGATGCTTTCTGCTTTGATTGATTCTTTCTCCAACTGAAATTGGATGaaatcaattttatcttttagtACAGAGTGACTTTTGGTTAGACAGAGGTAAAAATAGAGTTTCTTGTGCACCCGCCCCCCTGAAAGAAAACTTTCCTTAAACTGCTTCTTTAAACTACTCCTTAAAGcttgaaaatgaaatgtttctttcCTTAGAAGCTTACAGAGCCACAGCTCtctttttgctattacaaaaagTCTTATCTATTGTAGAGAAGAGCTGTTTCTTAAGTTATCTTGGTTCTTTAGAGAGGAAAACGATTACATTATAACTTTGCCTCTACACCACTTGCTGAGGAACGGCATTAGGTGTATGAAACAATCATGGAACTGGGGTAGGAGAAGGCCGAGCCTCTAAGAGGGTTCCAAGATAGCCCTACAGGAAGGATCTACTGTGCATTTAGCTACAGTCATGGCAAGTGAAGGAGAAATTCATCTGATATTTATAGGAAGCTGAATTCTGGGGAAATTATAGAGTATCTCTAGTCCACATCAAATGGTAATCATTTATACCATATAAAATGTTCcaaattttctttaactttttaaaaaatgtaaatatctctTGGCCACCACTAATTTAGACTTGGAAAAAAAAGTCTGAGTATCTTTGAATAccaatataaataagtaaataataaataaatgggaggGAAGAGATACATTTCTCATgtggaagaattccaaataatttatgtggcTACTTACCCTTCAAGAAGGTGGAGCTTAATTCCCTACCCTTTGAATGTAGGCTATACTTGTGATTTAATTCCAAAGACTAGAGTATGAAAAGTGGGGATGGAGAGTAACTTACAGTGGAGAACCCTGGTGAATGTTACCTTGGCCAGGTGATAAAGGTTAACATCAGTGGTGATGTCATGTTGATAGCATATACTCTCGATAAGATTACTCACTGGAGGGCACTTTGTCTTTGCAATCCTCCTCCAAAAAACCATAACCCTAAACTAACCATGTGAAAACATTAGACAAACCCCAAATGAGGGACATTTTAGGAAATACATGACCAGTACTCCATAAAACTGTCACGgtcaacaaaaacaagaaaagtgaGGAACTGTCACAGCCAAAAGGTGCCTAATGAGACACGATGACCAAATGGGATGCAGGAAGGCAGAAAAGGATGTTAGGGAAAAATGATGAAATCTGAACAGAGTATGGACTTTTGTTAACAGTAATGTCCCCATGTTGGTTCCTCAGTTGCAGCAAATGAACTGTAGCAGTGGAAGATGTTAACAAAAGCAGAGACTGGGTGGGAGGTATAAGAACACTGCACtactttcattccttttctatAAGTCtaaaaatactctaaaatatttaatgacagaCATATTGATATATTGACTGCAACAGAGTTCCTACACATCAATCAATacatctttgtttctctctttttcactcACACCTATCCACAAAATCATATGGTGTAAAGAGTCCTGACACAGAAGAATCCTTTGTCTTTCAGGCCAATGCAGTGAGAATGGAGTCAGACCTATTCTGAGAATTCTGGATTTCCCAATATTTATGTCATGCCTTTTGTGACATGACACAAATGCTCAAAAGATAATGTCCACAAACCCGTATTTCTCAATGACTTTAAAAGATGTAACACCCTTTAATCACTTATCCATTACACTTACATTTCATGTAAGTATTATTAATGGCATGATTAATAAACCTGTATTAATCTCTCCAAGTAACATATCCTTTGTTAGATTACTGAGGGTAGTGTTCATTTAGTGACCAATTGTTATCTGGAGAGGTAATGGGGTAAGAGTTGATGTCCTGCTGTTTTAGAACATGGATGAGATTATTTCTTTGCTACTCCACATCTATCCTTTACAACTATACAAAATCAGCTTTCTgggaattttagaaaatatatttgtcaGGCTGTTTTCAATTTATTATTACTTTGAGAGAGGGGAAAATAGTGGTGGTGTCAATGAATGTTTAAACTATTGTGAGTTTCTagaattattatatttttgttaacATTTAATAGTACAGTTTTAAGTCTAGTTAATCAAAATTTCATTAACCAGAATAATAAATTGGTCAGAATGGCCTGACTCTGTTTTTAGGAAAAGATGCAAATGCCATTAAAGAAAGtcgaaaaaaaaaaaccaaccatgTAACTTGCTGAATATATTGTGGGGTTAAAAATAAGATAGAGTAAAATCACTTGTAGATTCTGTACCTACAGTACTTTATAATGATAACCTTAATTGAGGAAAAGGACCACATGCTtgataataagagaaaaagaagtgtTCCCTGGGGACGTCTTACCTAAGCAATTGCAGAGGAGTCAAGCAAtacattttaggaatatttttcacAGTGAGGTatttaatgtggaaaaaaattaatgggaCAAGAGGGACCtataaaatataggaaatattttatattaataaaaaatttataataaaaaacataaaagtattttatattattctttagGCAGTTCAGTTTATATTTTGCATTCCATTAGATTATAATGAGAATGGTAATAGCTCCCTTTGCTGTGTTGAGCTCTATGCTGCCAGGCATTTGACATATACCATCCAAATCCTAACACAACCCTGCAAGGTGCATATATTTAACAAGCAGGGAGCTAAGGACACTGGAAGTTAGGAGACTGACTCAAGATCCTACAGCTTCTAAGTAAAGGGGCTGTTACAAACTCTGGCTGCTTCAAGTGTCTGAATTCTTTTCCACCAGAGCATACAGTTttgttataatttatattatgactatTAACActattaaaacaaatgtttatatcAGTGACTtaagtcatttaacctttctaGGTTTCAAGTTTGTCTTGGGTAAAATGGGAGTTTGGTAGCTGATTTCTAAGAATGTTTCTTCCACTTTTAAAATAGTAACATTGACATATATATAGGATATGAacattaaaatggccatcttcCTAAGGTTTCTGTTAAAACTAGGTCATTAACATTGGCCCTTACCAAATTTAGTGATGATGGAGATCTGTCTGGAGAGAGATGTCGATGTGATTTCTCCCGAATCTCTCCAGTCCTATTAGGCCAGGACTGACGATCTTACCATTTCCAGTGTTACTCCTTAAAAGTTACATATAAGAGgaaatttcatgtttttctctgCATTATACAAATTATATAGTTAGATCTTTGCCTCCCAAAGAATTAGTAACTTTCATTCAGATAAGAATATTGcaaagaaaagtatttttctggatttgaaaataatcaaaatatcagtttattttaattcacatttatttaaatataacaatTTTTGTAGACAAGTGAAAATACTTATAATAAGCATATTTATAACatggaaaacataaatataagtgaaatgtttattttaagtaaaatttaatatatattagacAAATTGATGACATGCTTACATTTAGCTTTACGGTACATCAACATGGGTATTGAAAAGGGTGTGTTTTCACAAATGCTGCTATAAAATGTTCACATTTGCATTATTAATAAGTCACATTTTCCAGACTGATGCTTTATGAAAACTATGTAAAGATCTAATTTAACCATTTGCCTTATTTTTCAATAGAAATGTTCACCTtttaaattatatggtatttctatcaaGACCAtgctacatttattttaaaaacatgcataACAGGTTAAAACTTGAATAATTCAGGTAACTTTATGCAGTGTTTAGTTTTACTACAGCACTCTATCTTtgtgaaaatatacttaaaatttggcacagaataaataaattgtattgcTCGTAATCAAAACAAATGTGATTTGAGTTTTCCATGGCATAGAAAATACTCTACCACAATTTACCTCTTCCCTTTACAGGCTATTGACCAATGGCAGTTTTCTGTTTTAGCTGAACAAATAATGGATATTCAAGAACTGAAAGTCATAGCTAGGTGTCTGGCCTATTCTCTAACTGGAAatgagttatttcagtttttctagCAGtaaaacacttccatctgtatTGTGGCCAACAAATTTCTAAATAAGGGTGTTATCAGCAATAACATGTATCATCATGAGCTGTTTTTCTTTAGGAGGCAGAGAGATTGAAAGGAAATGCGGATCTCTTCATAAACTGGGAACATATGTGGTAAGGGGAGCAAATGCCAACTGAGGCAGAGCACGGAAAGTTCTTGGGAAAGCGGGTGACAGTTCAGTCTGAAGTAGCAATAAGGCAGAAAACAAAGGCAGGAACACAGCCATCACTCAGGATGGAAAGGACTGCCATGGGTTTCAGGAAACTGCAGCTGAGTGTTCAGAAGAGACAGTGTCCGCAGGGGTCACAGGATTTCTGTATACTGCTTTTTTAGGAAGTGTTCTAAGTGTCCACATCAGTGTCTAAATCAGGACTGAAGAAATTAAGCTAACtggcaattttttttcctctgagttcaTGCATAAACACTGTGGAAGAAGATAGGGAATAACATTAATTCAAGTCTCCTCCAAACCAGAGAAGAGAATTCACTCACCAGTCTAAGCACAGACCTCAGAGTAATGGTAACTAAGTGCCCTTGTCCTTTCTTACTGTTCTAAGATAAATGTGAGGCGTTGCATTTTGAGAGACCTGTTGAAGGACTCTATTCCTTTCATAAAACCTTGATAGCTCAGTTTTTGTGTTTATTACTTTGGGGAAAGGGAGTAGAACTTGAGTTCCATTTTGTACAAATATACTTTATTCTAAAAAATAGAGCAATGAACGTAATGTTATTTGCTTTCTGATCCTTGCTTTTCTGAGGACCTTTGCACAGTGAAATGGCGAAGAACATCAAACAGGTTAAATAAAATAGGCAAACTTGTTTTAAAGCTGTTAAGGTGCAAACAGACATAAAGATTATGAATCACAGAGCACTGAATTTTCAAGAGTGAAATCATACCAAAACCTTGATAAGTTTTCGCTGACATCATAGGCGAGTAAGTGGTCTGGAAGGTCACTGATGGTGCCCTGCACGGCCAGCACGTGCGGGGCCAAGGTGAAGGGTACGTCACTCAGAAGCTCAGCCATTAAGGAGCTGTTTTCCAGAGTCTGGCCTGCCTTATTTTCCGCCTCGGGGCCTGCTACAGTCACACTGGATGAGCTTTCCTTGCCAGTCTAAAAACACATATACATTTAAGTGATTTAGACCTTATGGACTTTGAGATTTAATAATGATAAATGTGGTATTAGTGTATCAAAATGACAGAAATGTGGACAATATAAATATTCCTAGATTAGAATGCAGCTATTTACTTTGAGAAGTACATCCATCTAAATCTCCACTAGCTTTAAAATGAATCTCAGACCCTCGTACTCAGACTGACCACCAGAGCCCCCTCAAATACAAACTGGCGCTCTAGCTATTTCCCTAACCCAGATAATGTCTGTAAGTCTGTCTCTGCTTTTCCAAATCCAGTGGCTTCTTTCAGGGTCTACAGAATACCCAGCTTCCGTGTGAAAGCTTCTATCAACACAGCCCGGAAGTGACGTGCCCACTTCAGAATGACGACAGGGCGGATGGCCTGGGAGTGTGCTTGGCATTGCCTTTCTGTGTCCTTGCTAGGTGCTCTTTGCTATGCATGTGGTTCATCCCCAACTATACTCTAGGGAACTCAAGGGCAATCAATTTCTGTGTGCTAACTTTGTGTTCTCCACCTTGCATACTTTACTATCCGTACATACAGTTGAGAATTACCTCTAATGTGGACCCTAAGTACTGACTGCTTGACTTCCACTGGAGCTAACATGTTATGTAAGTCATTCAAGTAAGATAAATTAATATATCttgttcaatttctttaaaattggtTTATCATGCGTACATTAGTTTGCCAAAAGGTGTGCAGTAGGGTGTTTACAGCATCACTCTACACAGGCCCAAAACTGGAAACTACTTAATGATCCATCAATCACAGAATGAATAATAAACTGGACTACATTTATAGCAATGTGAACAAACAGCCTGCCACTACAAGGGGCTTAGGCTCAAACCAGCTTAGTTTAAAAGTGACTCCCCCATCCCCAGCCAGTCCTCCTGGCTCACTGCTCTGCAGCCCCCCCGCCTCCTGCAGTCCCCTGTGCGCACCCATTCTGCCTCCGGCCTTTGCTTTCGTAGCTCTGGAACAAGATATGATTGTGGACTAGGTAGTTCTCCTAGACATGCACCAGGGCTCCTTCCTTCACCTCTTTCCAAGCCTTGGCCCAAATGTtgccttctcagtgaggccttccctgcccctcaccccctcctccctgtctccctctcctaCTTTTTTCCTCCTCACAGCTCTTAATGCCTTGTTACGTGTTACATAATTTATTCTGATTATCATCCCTTGGAAGCTTAAGGAGTTTCTGTTCCTCatgttcactgctatatcccaAATGTCAAATGAGTGTCTActgcttaaaaatatatgtgaatgGATGAAAGCAGACAAGATTTTTACCTGCATGGGGCATACATTATAATGGTTACAAATTATAAATGCTAAtacattccttttctctaattctaGGAGAATGATATTCTGTGTAAGAAAGAACAACTCTGTAAAACATtaagtgaaaaatacagaaaagactaTATCATAATTATACAGCCTGCTAAATTTTAACTAAACACCTGTGAGCAACTAGTACACAGATCAAGAATGTATGAAAATTCATTGACCTGTATGTTTTTGCTATGTGGTCTTTTCTGTTATGTCTGAAACATGTCAATAAACAGAAGCTGAATATAAAAAAACATTCCCCCAGAGGCCCTCGTGCTTTTTGTCACAACGAACTCCCTGTACCCTCAGTCACCATCCTGACTTCTAATAGCATAGATTGGTTTTACCTGTTCTATTTTAAATGAAGGTAATTGTACAGTATGAACTTTGcttctgctttctttcactcaactATATATaagagattcatccatgttgttgcggaAGAGAGATATTCTGACTGACATCTGAAAAGAATCACTTTGGTAGCTGTGCTGCCGGTAGAGAGTGGGGGGTATGGTTCCAGGGAAAGAAGCAGGAAGATCCAGGGAAAGAAGCAGGAAGATCAGCTGTGAAGAAGATATAATTGTGGATAAAGGTTGTGATAATAGAGGTTGAGACAAAACGATTTGATTTTGTGTTGATCTTTAAGGACAGAGCCAATAGGACCTGCTGCCAGAATGCATGTCGGGTGAGAGAGCAGGAGCGGGCTCAGGGCTGGAGCCAGGGCTCCAGGCCTGAGCAACAAGACGGCCTCTCCGTCTGCAGGGACAGGAAGAGAGTGTCAGGGGCGGGGCTTGGGCAGGATGGTCTAGAGCTTAGTTCTGGGTATTCCAGGTGCCCAGCAGAAATCCAAGTGAACCTGTTAGTAGGCAAGGGGTTTGATTAGAGTCTGGAGCTGTGTGAGATCTGGTGAAGAAAGTCTGCTTGGTGTGggtaggaaagaaaataaagacaaatataaaaacaatttttaaaactgatatagtcttattttagtttcagcaTACAACCCAGTGgtccaacagttacccacattattaaatcctcaccctcactagtacagctactatctgtcaacatagatgttacagaatcattggctgtattctccatgctgtactaccatccttgtGACCAGCCTacactatgattgagaatttttacgcccctttatcaccctcccacccaccctatCCCTTCCCCATGgcaactactagtcccttctcagtgtctgtgaatctactgctgttttgtcccttctgaAGAACAGGCAATTTTGTTAAGACAATTTGCTGAAAATAGGAAAGGAGATATGGGCCAGGACTGGAAAGGGATATGGGGTGAAGAAAGGTgtctcttgatttttctttttgttttttatgttgaGAGAAGTAATGGCCATTTATGTGCTAATAAGAAGCAGCTCAGAGGAAGGAAAACTCCATGGAGAAGCTGTAGAGGAGGAACTGCTCTCCTTACAAGGCATCTCCCAACATCTAGAACAGAGGccctcaggaaatatttgtttagtGAGTGACTTTGAACTATTAAAGTTAGCAAACACACCCCTATCCAGAGTTGTCTTATAACGCCATGTGAAGATAAGACACAGAGTACTTTCTCAAGACTGCAACTAGAACAAATGTAATCAATCACACAAAGCTTATTAGAAAGGTCACGTAGGCAGTGGACAGGGCCTGCCTCCTGAAACTGGACTGGGACGTAGTAATAATACTAAGCGTCCCTGGGTCAGCTTCGCTAAAGGGTGTAAGCATATGCTGGTTCCTGCGTGGCTGTGTCTACACCAGGGCTTTGGTTATCATGGAGCAGCACAGCAGAGGGTGTATGAGCACAGATTCTAGAGCCAGCTGACTGGGTGCAAACCTGAGGTCTCCTCCTCATTAATACGCATGTAGCCTTGGGCAGGTTATTTAACTTCCCTTTGCCTCAGCTGCTTTAGCTGTGTGATGAGATTAATAATAGTGCCTATTTTATAAGATccttatgaggattaaatgaagtaatgttCATAAGTAGAATAATGTTTAGCACACATTAAAATAAGTGCATAAATAAAAACTTTGGGACTATCCCACTTGGCTGGAGATAAGGGCTAGGATCCATCCATCTATTTTGGTGTCGACATTCATTGGTGGTTCAAATCACCTGACCTTCCCCTCTCTTCTGGTATTTTGCCTTCTCTTAATCTCACATGCAAAAGTTCCCTAGATCTGTTAATTTAATGCCATACTTTGTATAAAGCTCCATCTAAACTGTATAAGTGTATTCACTATACCTCTGTGGGGTGTGTACTATTATTAGTTCCATGTTAAAAACAGGAGGACACAAGGCACACAGAGGTTAAGGAAGTGTCCCAGGTTACACAGCTAGTCTGTGGCAAAACTGAAAGGCAAACCCACTGATCTTTAATGCTTATGTTCTAAGATCCTGCACACTTCATATATGCTTTGGATAGACCAGCTGACTGAATAAAATAAGCCTTCAAAATTTAGGGGACAGTACTAGAAAATATGGAAGTTCCTAACACAGCATATTTTGGCttaatttagaaggaaaaaaatacaaatttattacctttaagaagaaagaaatgaggaaatcatTAGGGTGATAGATCTTAGACTAAAGAAGGGTGGAAAAGCAGCTGTAATTTAAGAGAAATTTATCCCAGGAGATGAATCTACCAGAAGTCTGGATAAACCACAGGGAAAACCACCATGGATAGTGGAAACAAGACTGCCTATGAATTGATCACTATTGAAATCACTGGAGAAATAGGAAGGTACAAGGGAATGCACTACAGTATTCTTTCTatctttgtgtatgtttgaaaattttctataataaaaaggccccccccccaaaaaaaaggttccaaaaattaacttaaaaaatgtcATGCACAAAGTGTTCCACCAAATGCCTCTTAGGAGGATCTTAGCTGTGCTGTCTGTATTACTCCAGCATCTCTCTCTTAACAGTTGGCTAGGGTGCAATGTTACGGTCTCCAAGGAGGCTGCCTGCCCTCTTGGCAGCAGCGGGAGTGCCATGATGCAGCTGCTGTTGGCATGCTGAGAGCTGGAAGGGGAGAAATTATAAGGCAAAACGAGTAAGTCACAAAGAAAATGTGAGTCAAAACTCAaggccccccacacccccactcaGTAACCCTCCTCACTAAGTCTCTAGCTTGGCAGCCAGTGGAAGcggaggtgggggcagagggctgAAACAGGTGCATGAGTTCCCCTGCAGCCCTCTCTCTTAGACACAGTCTTTCAATTTCTCCATTTGCATAATAAAATGGGTCTTTAAAGAGAAGAATGAGTATGTTAACCacaatggaggaagaaaaaaatcaattaacctTGTGATTAATagccaacttttaaaaaattacttcaaatattATGTTCATAAAGCATATTCATTATTTTGTGATTAATCCTGTTCACAGAAATGCTGCTAGGATAATGTTCTTGGGTATAAATTCCTTTATATAATCCAGCTTTAATCCTTGTTTTTCACATTAGCATTTGCCCTTACATGGTTTAAATATGTATACCATGGCAGAATgggcttattttgtttttcactctaaggaagaaaattaatttccttatATGTATCATTACAACAAACAAAGTTTACAGTTTTCTTGTTCATCAGTTAACCTGTTAAAAAAGGACTGGCcaacatcctgcctaaagcaaacctgcctaaagtaatctacagattcaatgcaatccctatcaaaataccaacagcattcttcaatgaactagagcaaatagttctaaaattcatatgggaccacaaaagaccccaaatagccaaagcaatcctgagaaggaagaataaagcaggggggattatactcccagacttcaagctctactacaaagccacagtatcaagacaatttggtactggcacaagaacagagacatagatcaatggaacagaatagagagcccagatgtaaacccaagtatatatattcaattaatatataataaaggagccatggatttacaatgggtaaatgaaagcctcttcaacaacccatgttggcaaaactggacagctacatgtgagataatgaaactggattattgtctaactccatacacaaaagtaaactcaaaatggatcaaagacctgaatgtaagtcattaaactataaaactcttagaagaaaacataggcaaagatctcttgaatataaacatgagcaactttttcctgaacacatctccttgggcaagggaaacaaaagcaaaaatgaacaaacgggactatatcaaactaaaaaagcacaaaggacaccataagtagaacaaaaagccatgctacagtatgggagaatatattcataaatgacatatctgacaaggggttaacatctaaaatatgtaaagaactcacgtgcctcaacacccaaaaagcaaataacccaattaaaaaatgggcagaggatatgaacagacacttctccaaagaagaaattcagatggccaacaggcacatgaaaagatgcttctcaCTGCTAAttatcggggaaatgcaaattaaaaccacaatgagatatcacctcacaccagttacaatggccaacacccaaaagacaaggaacaacaaatgctggtgaggatgtggagaaaggggaaccctcctacactgctggagggaatataaactagttcaaccagtgtggaaagcagtattgaggttcctcagaaaactaaaaatagaaatactatttgatccgggaattccactcctaggaatttacccaaaggaaagaaGATCTCAggttaaaaaagacatatgcactcctatgtttatcgcagcactatttac
This portion of the Manis javanica isolate MJ-LG chromosome 6, MJ_LKY, whole genome shotgun sequence genome encodes:
- the UMAD1 gene encoding UBAP1-MVB12-associated (UMA)-domain containing protein 1 isoform X2, translating into MFHFFRKPPESKKPSTPETEADGFVLLGDTAPEERIAARGKTSEGDSNQPLETGKESSSSVTVAGPEAENKAGQTLENSSLMAELLSDVPFTLAPHVLAVQGTISDLPDHLLAYDVSENLSRFWSNTGNGKIVSPGLIGLERFGRNHIDISLQTDLHHH
- the UMAD1 gene encoding UBAP1-MVB12-associated (UMA)-domain containing protein 1 isoform X1: MPANEAAKAMFHFFRKPPESKKPSTPETEADGFVLLGDTAPEERIAARGKTSEGDSNQPLETGKESSSSVTVAGPEAENKAGQTLENSSLMAELLSDVPFTLAPHVLAVQGTISDLPDHLLAYDVSENLSRFWSNTGNGKIVSPGLIGLERFGRNHIDISLQTDLHHH
- the UMAD1 gene encoding UBAP1-MVB12-associated (UMA)-domain containing protein 1 isoform X5, translated to MPANEAAKAMFHFFRKPPESKKPSTPETEADGFVLLGDTAPEERIAARGKTSEGDSNQPLETGKESSSSVTVAGPEAENKAGQTLENSSLMAELLSDVPFTLAPHVLAVQGTISDLPDHLLAYDVSENLSRFCVYA
- the UMAD1 gene encoding UBAP1-MVB12-associated (UMA)-domain containing protein 1 isoform X3 — its product is MPANEAAKAMFHFFRKPPESKKPSTPETEADGFVLLGDTAPEERIAARGKTSEGDSNQPLETGKESSSSVTVAGPEAENKAGQTLENSSLMAELLSDVPFTLAPHVLAVQGTISDLPDHLLAYDVSENLSRFWYDFTLENSVLCDS